One part of the Paenibacillus antri genome encodes these proteins:
- a CDS encoding GerAB/ArcD/ProY family transporter, with amino-acid sequence MNRYLVYLVTLNMLANIVSQVSLLLFEDRFNGSVSSILLSIPIGAVAMIVFVKLFDRFPNQGLSEIVGGALPRWIGAPFLLLQAFLWFVCGSVILLYIAEVAKRFMNPDFAPAEALVLFLIVVVLFANMPSNRILYMLEIIMLLSVPFIAFIIGKAIFSDSLLVSSMMEVATHALDMPSLMSFCASMFMYSGFMCLCVFNRVISPKPKRMWYLSALMLTGSITLLITFFLPIGFHGADGILEWTYPWFVTADSLRLQYGFIERVLFFFLLLYVLISVISVIVYWHIGLDLLKSSMPRFRSSWLKVVVPYCALAAISLASIYIDLNVGLRFLRTIARIWMLVQLPNTLLVLAVLAGAAYLRTRRQRRGTRDESI; translated from the coding sequence ATGAACCGATATTTGGTCTATCTCGTCACCTTGAACATGCTAGCGAATATCGTCTCCCAAGTATCGCTCCTTTTGTTCGAGGATCGGTTCAATGGATCGGTGTCGTCGATTCTGCTCTCGATTCCGATCGGCGCCGTCGCGATGATCGTCTTCGTGAAACTGTTCGACCGATTCCCGAATCAAGGCTTGTCCGAAATCGTCGGCGGCGCGCTGCCGAGATGGATCGGCGCGCCGTTCTTATTGCTGCAAGCTTTCCTCTGGTTCGTATGCGGCTCCGTCATCCTCCTATACATTGCCGAGGTGGCGAAGCGGTTCATGAATCCGGATTTCGCTCCTGCGGAAGCGTTAGTGCTTTTCTTAATCGTCGTCGTGCTGTTCGCCAATATGCCGTCGAACAGAATACTGTATATGCTAGAAATCATTATGCTGCTTTCCGTCCCGTTCATCGCCTTCATCATCGGCAAGGCGATCTTCAGCGACAGCTTACTGGTCTCCAGCATGATGGAGGTAGCGACTCATGCGTTGGACATGCCTTCGCTGATGAGCTTTTGCGCTTCGATGTTCATGTATTCCGGATTTATGTGTTTATGCGTCTTTAACCGTGTCATTTCGCCGAAACCGAAGCGGATGTGGTATTTGTCGGCGTTGATGCTGACGGGAAGCATCACGTTGTTGATCACGTTCTTCCTGCCGATCGGCTTTCACGGCGCCGACGGCATATTGGAATGGACGTATCCGTGGTTCGTCACGGCGGATTCGCTTCGTCTGCAATACGGGTTCATCGAACGTGTGCTCTTCTTCTTCCTGCTGCTATACGTGCTGATCAGCGTCATCTCGGTCATCGTGTACTGGCATATCGGGCTCGACCTGCTCAAATCGTCTATGCCGCGCTTTCGTTCGTCTTGGTTGAAGGTGGTCGTACCGTATTGTGCGCTCGCCGCGATCTCGCTCGCTTCCATCTATATCGACTTGAACGTCGGACTTCGGTTTTTGCGGACGATCGCGCGCATCTGGATGCTGGTGCAGCTGCCGAATACGTTGTTGGTGCTCGCCGTCCTCGCCGGGGCCGCTTATCTCCGAACGCGTCGACAGCGGAGAGGGACCAGAGATGAAAGCATATAA
- a CDS encoding Ger(x)C family spore germination protein, which translates to MKAYKIENIVKTLLVLLLLAYAGAGFHGYEDIEKRFFVVSMGIDEGKNGYKYEVILKLALPQADPKAAKNEYLILKKDSDAIGTAVASLKTQVDKELDFGHMKMIFIGESLAKKELKPTLDWFFRRRDIQKIAFVAVARPDAATVQDIKPSFEKIPSNSYFLAFGDEGTESPYIITEYIFDLHRRLHERGIDPVVPIVESTEKRFDISRAYVVTMKGAALELGPQETGMFSMLLHRAERATLSVIQEENVFTVNADEIQLKYKLQTSGKPRVIVTGKVLSTLESSSESVEPKELGKYERAVEKQINEEVLAMLKKFQAASVDPLGIGLRYRATHFNNATEWDEWLNMYPQLEFESDIRVILETTGVVE; encoded by the coding sequence ATGAAAGCATATAAAATCGAAAATATCGTCAAGACGCTGCTCGTCCTCCTCCTGCTTGCGTACGCCGGCGCGGGGTTTCACGGGTACGAGGATATCGAAAAGCGATTTTTCGTCGTGTCGATGGGAATCGACGAAGGGAAGAACGGCTACAAATATGAGGTGATTTTGAAGCTGGCGCTGCCCCAGGCGGACCCGAAAGCGGCGAAGAACGAGTACTTGATCCTCAAGAAGGATTCGGACGCGATCGGTACGGCCGTCGCGTCGTTGAAGACGCAGGTGGACAAGGAGCTCGACTTCGGGCATATGAAGATGATTTTCATCGGCGAGTCGTTGGCGAAGAAAGAATTGAAGCCGACGCTGGATTGGTTTTTCCGAAGGAGGGACATCCAGAAGATCGCGTTCGTCGCCGTCGCCCGACCCGATGCGGCGACCGTGCAGGACATCAAGCCGTCGTTCGAGAAGATCCCTTCGAACTCGTACTTCCTGGCGTTCGGAGACGAGGGGACGGAGAGTCCTTACATCATAACCGAGTATATCTTCGACCTGCATCGCCGATTGCACGAGAGGGGGATCGATCCGGTCGTGCCGATCGTCGAATCGACCGAGAAGCGATTCGACATCTCGCGCGCGTACGTGGTGACGATGAAAGGCGCGGCGCTGGAGCTCGGTCCGCAGGAAACCGGCATGTTCAGTATGCTGCTGCACCGGGCGGAACGGGCGACGTTAAGCGTCATTCAGGAAGAGAACGTATTCACGGTCAACGCGGACGAAATTCAGCTGAAATATAAGCTTCAGACGAGCGGAAAGCCGAGGGTGATCGTGACGGGGAAGGTGCTGAGCACGCTCGAGTCGTCCAGCGAGTCCGTGGAACCGAAAGAATTAGGCAAGTACGAGCGGGCGGTCGAGAAGCAAATCAACGAAGAGGTGCTCGCGATGTTAAAGAAATTTCAAGCGGCGAGCGTCGACCCGCTCGGGATCGGGTTACGTTATCGCGCGACGCATTTCAACAACGCGACCGAATGGGACGAGTGGTTGAACATGTACCCGCAGCTGGAATTCGAGAGCGACATTCGCGTCATCCTCGAGACGACGGGCGTGGTCGAATAA
- a CDS encoding DUF1540 domain-containing protein: MPEVKCVVNTCTHYLYGDRCGAKNIDILHEEETMMSQVVEQTMCKSFVHASSLANYLGSADNINLAGTVMGLVNPAYAVHPSVACTVSSCEYWGEGAHCVAKAIEITGRDSNECQDTNCQTFERREGA, translated from the coding sequence ATGCCGGAGGTCAAATGCGTCGTCAACACGTGCACTCACTATTTGTACGGGGATCGCTGCGGCGCGAAAAACATCGATATCCTGCATGAAGAGGAAACGATGATGTCCCAAGTCGTCGAACAGACGATGTGCAAGTCGTTCGTCCATGCGAGCAGCCTCGCCAATTATTTAGGCTCGGCGGACAACATCAACTTAGCCGGAACCGTCATGGGACTGGTCAATCCGGCGTACGCGGTCCATCCGTCCGTCGCCTGCACCGTCTCCTCCTGCGAATATTGGGGGGAAGGCGCCCACTGCGTCGCGAAGGCGATCGAAATTACGGGCCGCGACAGCAACGAATGCCAGGACACGAACTGTCAGACGTTCGAACGTCGGGAAGGAGCGTAA
- a CDS encoding Ger(x)C family spore germination protein — translation MKTYRMLVVLLLVAPLVLTGCWNSRELTDLAIVVGIGIDKGVKENTYKVSFQIVNPGAIAMGKQGGGGGGQAMPVTVYAGVDNSLFSALRKSTQKVPRQLFFSHIQLIVIGEELAKDGIKETFDLFDRSHELRINTPVVIARGIDAETALSIVTPLENMPSVGIAKRIEFSSGEYAQNVDVDVADVVKRLAGPGEIAISGVEIVGDAEPGQSRKNTERTVLPASIEMKGIALFKDGKLKTWADGKAARGMLWVKNEMKGTAMDIACDGQPEKVTIELTYSYTDVSVEMRNGRPAYRIHVSEEGSVTEIHCPIDLENRDKIFQLQNEWANQTEQEIRKAIELAQKEKTDVFGFGDELNRKYPTLWKRLERNWADTFADASVEIEVEAYIRRTGMRTKSYL, via the coding sequence ATGAAAACGTACAGGATGCTCGTCGTCCTCCTGCTCGTCGCCCCGCTTGTTCTGACCGGATGCTGGAACAGCCGGGAATTGACGGATTTGGCGATCGTGGTCGGGATCGGGATCGATAAGGGCGTAAAGGAAAATACGTACAAGGTGTCGTTCCAAATCGTCAATCCCGGAGCGATCGCGATGGGCAAACAAGGCGGAGGAGGCGGAGGGCAGGCGATGCCGGTAACGGTGTATGCGGGCGTCGACAACTCCTTGTTCAGCGCTTTGCGCAAATCGACGCAGAAGGTGCCGCGTCAGCTGTTTTTTTCCCACATTCAGTTGATCGTCATAGGGGAGGAGTTGGCTAAAGACGGGATCAAGGAAACGTTCGACCTGTTCGATCGTTCCCATGAACTGCGAATCAATACGCCCGTCGTCATCGCGAGAGGGATCGACGCCGAGACCGCCCTTAGCATCGTCACGCCGTTAGAAAATATGCCTTCGGTCGGCATCGCCAAACGGATCGAATTCTCGTCCGGCGAGTACGCCCAAAACGTAGACGTCGATGTCGCGGACGTCGTGAAAAGACTGGCCGGTCCAGGCGAAATCGCGATTAGCGGGGTAGAGATCGTCGGGGACGCGGAACCGGGGCAATCCCGGAAAAACACGGAGCGAACCGTACTGCCGGCATCGATCGAAATGAAAGGGATCGCTTTGTTCAAAGACGGAAAATTGAAGACGTGGGCGGACGGGAAAGCGGCTAGAGGCATGCTGTGGGTCAAAAATGAAATGAAAGGGACGGCGATGGATATCGCCTGCGACGGTCAACCCGAGAAGGTGACCATCGAGCTTACGTATTCGTACACCGACGTAAGCGTCGAGATGCGGAACGGACGACCGGCCTATCGCATTCACGTCAGCGAAGAAGGCAGCGTGACCGAAATACATTGCCCGATCGATCTCGAAAATCGCGACAAGATCTTTCAACTGCAAAACGAGTGGGCGAACCAGACGGAACAGGAAATTCGAAAGGCGATCGAACTCGCCCAAAAGGAGAAAACCGACGTCTTCGGTTTCGGGGACGAGTTGAATCGCAAGTATCCGACCCTATGGAAGCGGTTGGAGCGGAATTGGGCGGACACGTTCGCCGACGCCTCGGTCGAAATCGAGGTGGAAGCGTATATCCGACGAACGGGAATGAGAACGAAGTCTTATCTTTAG
- the rsgA gene encoding ribosome small subunit-dependent GTPase A: protein MSELERYGWNETREAAFASSRAKGWTPGRVSLEHKRMYRIWTENGELLAELSGKLRFEALGRDDLPAVGDWVAVSARDEEGKATIHGVLPRTSKFSRKTAGGETTEQIVAANVDTVFLVSSLNLDFNPRRLERYLLLAWESGANPVIVLTKADLCPDPAPYLEQAEAIGLGVPVCAVSAETGEGMDAIRAYVTRGRTAALLGSSGVGKSTLANALLGEARLAVAGIREDDARGRHTTTHREMFALPSGGLLIDTPGMREIQLWDVGQGLSETFEDVVAVASGCRFGDCRHEREPGCAVREALRAGTLSEGRYRNYRKMEAEAAYAARKESARLQAAMKRKHRR from the coding sequence ATGTCGGAATTGGAACGATACGGTTGGAATGAAACGCGGGAGGCGGCGTTCGCCTCGTCCCGCGCCAAAGGTTGGACTCCGGGGCGCGTGTCCCTGGAGCATAAGCGAATGTACCGCATCTGGACGGAAAATGGAGAGCTGCTCGCCGAGCTGTCCGGCAAGCTTCGATTCGAAGCGCTGGGGAGGGACGACTTGCCCGCCGTGGGCGATTGGGTCGCCGTATCGGCGCGGGACGAGGAAGGGAAAGCGACGATTCACGGCGTGCTGCCGCGAACGAGCAAGTTTTCCCGCAAGACGGCCGGCGGCGAGACGACGGAGCAGATCGTCGCCGCCAACGTCGATACGGTGTTCCTGGTCAGCTCACTGAATCTGGACTTCAATCCGAGGCGGTTGGAGCGGTATTTGCTGCTCGCCTGGGAGAGCGGGGCGAATCCGGTCATCGTCTTGACGAAGGCCGATCTCTGTCCGGACCCCGCGCCTTACCTCGAGCAGGCGGAGGCGATCGGCCTCGGCGTGCCGGTATGCGCGGTTTCGGCGGAGACGGGCGAGGGCATGGATGCGATCCGCGCCTACGTGACTCGCGGACGCACCGCGGCGCTGCTCGGCTCGAGCGGCGTCGGCAAGTCGACGCTCGCGAACGCGCTGCTCGGCGAAGCGCGTCTCGCCGTCGCGGGCATCCGCGAGGACGACGCCCGCGGCCGGCATACGACGACGCATCGCGAGATGTTCGCCCTGCCGTCCGGCGGGCTGCTCATCGACACGCCGGGTATGCGGGAGATTCAGCTCTGGGACGTCGGACAGGGGCTGTCGGAGACGTTCGAGGACGTCGTCGCCGTCGCGAGCGGCTGCCGGTTCGGCGACTGCCGTCACGAGCGGGAGCCGGGCTGCGCCGTGCGCGAGGCGCTGCGAGCCGGCACGCTCTCCGAAGGACGGTACCGGAACTACCGCAAGATGGAAGCCGAGGCGGCCTATGCGGCTCGTAAGGAGTCCGCCCGCTTGCAAGCGGCGATGAAGCGGAAACATCGAAGATAA
- a CDS encoding GerAB/ArcD/ProY family transporter, with protein sequence MEQKQVISPGQLLTMIVLFEFGTALVIPIGLQAGQSTWLSTLLALPGGIALYILYTYFLREFPKDILSGYIRRVVGRVFGTPICILYLAFFLFGASRNLREAGDLLMTAAYDRTPLFVIHFVMITAVIYVLSKGVEVFYRLGQIYFVILFCLGAISILGIVCSGIVDMKNLLPIRGEGWGSVLHGAYPHIWLFPFGEAIAFTTVFPLLNKPSLARKSGIIALIIAGAFLSFTHAIQVAVLGADIYKRATFPLFTAISMVNIADFLQRMDALVLLTLIIGVFFKMSVHCYAVMAIASDLFNLSDERKLALPVGIVVLFGSMTSAWNFPGHAEEGETGINYVLSTACAIIPAFLWMVHLVRKRIGH encoded by the coding sequence GTGGAACAAAAGCAAGTCATCAGTCCGGGTCAGCTGTTGACCATGATCGTATTGTTCGAATTCGGAACCGCGTTGGTCATCCCGATCGGACTGCAAGCGGGACAGAGCACTTGGCTGTCCACGCTGCTCGCGCTTCCGGGCGGAATCGCGTTGTATATTTTATATACGTATTTTCTCCGCGAATTTCCGAAGGACATATTAAGCGGATATATCCGCCGCGTCGTCGGGCGGGTGTTCGGAACTCCGATTTGCATTCTATATCTTGCCTTCTTTCTGTTCGGGGCTTCCCGAAATTTGCGGGAAGCCGGCGATCTGCTCATGACAGCGGCTTACGACCGTACGCCGCTCTTCGTCATTCACTTCGTCATGATCACGGCGGTGATCTACGTATTGAGCAAAGGGGTCGAAGTGTTTTATCGGCTGGGGCAAATTTACTTCGTCATCCTGTTTTGTTTGGGAGCGATCAGTATTCTTGGGATCGTATGCTCCGGTATCGTGGACATGAAGAACCTCCTGCCGATCCGGGGAGAAGGCTGGGGCAGCGTCCTACACGGAGCTTACCCCCATATTTGGTTGTTTCCGTTCGGCGAAGCGATCGCGTTCACGACCGTCTTTCCCTTGCTGAACAAACCATCGTTGGCAAGAAAGTCGGGTATCATCGCCCTGATCATTGCGGGCGCATTTCTCTCTTTCACGCATGCGATCCAAGTCGCCGTGCTTGGAGCCGACATTTATAAACGCGCGACGTTCCCGTTGTTTACGGCGATCAGCATGGTCAACATCGCGGATTTTCTGCAGCGGATGGATGCGCTGGTGCTGCTGACGCTGATCATCGGCGTGTTTTTCAAAATGTCGGTCCACTGCTACGCCGTTATGGCCATCGCATCGGATCTGTTCAACCTGTCAGACGAAAGGAAATTAGCGCTTCCCGTCGGGATCGTCGTGCTGTTCGGCTCGATGACTTCGGCTTGGAACTTCCCGGGTCATGCGGAAGAAGGCGAGACGGGAATCAACTATGTATTGTCGACGGCGTGCGCGATCATACCGGCATTCTTATGGATGGTTCACCTTGTACGGAAACGAATCGGCCATTAA
- a CDS encoding RicAFT regulatory complex protein RicA family protein — MKHYHTKDLLVREDIMAKAKEVAELLSSSDEADVFRKAEKRVNEHPDIQRLIAAIKKKQKEIVAFETTFKNADMVKKIEAEIEELQNQLDDYPIVTQFRQSQSDLNYTLQLVFNLIRDTLSEKIAVEDAATTAASAGGACGD, encoded by the coding sequence ATGAAGCATTATCATACGAAGGATCTGCTCGTCCGAGAGGATATTATGGCGAAGGCGAAGGAAGTCGCCGAGCTGCTGTCGTCGTCCGACGAAGCGGACGTCTTCCGCAAAGCGGAGAAGCGGGTCAACGAGCATCCGGATATCCAACGATTGATCGCCGCGATCAAGAAGAAGCAGAAGGAAATCGTCGCGTTCGAGACGACGTTCAAGAACGCGGATATGGTGAAGAAGATCGAAGCCGAAATCGAAGAACTGCAAAACCAGCTCGACGACTATCCGATCGTGACGCAATTCCGCCAGTCGCAATCCGACTTAAACTACACGCTGCAGCTCGTGTTCAACCTCATTCGCGATACGCTGTCCGAGAAAATCGCGGTCGAAGATGCGGCGACGACGGCGGCTTCCGCCGGCGGCGCTTGCGGCGACTGA
- a CDS encoding undecaprenyldiphospho-muramoylpentapeptide beta-N-acetylglucosaminyltransferase — MKRAIVFTGGGTAGHVTVNLALMPRFLRDGWDVHYIGSERGIERELVAGVPQATYHGIATGKLRRYMDWNNAKDPFRVVKGVWQSYRLMTAIRPSVVFSKGGFVSVPVVAGAWLNRIPSIIHESDFTPGLANKLTIPMATKVCTTFPDTAEHLPPNKAVHIGAVVREELFRGEAVRGLAMCDFVRTKPVLLVMGGSLGSQRINRAIREELDALTETFQIVHLCGKGNADPSASTRAYRQFEYVTDELPDLLAAADVVVSRAGSNSIFEFLALKKPMLLIPLPLSQSRGDQIANAESFRARGIAEVLPEETLTGETFLRAVRELYVNRARYVEAMEREPKREPLQQLYELICETARSR, encoded by the coding sequence ATGAAGCGCGCCATCGTGTTTACCGGCGGCGGCACGGCCGGCCATGTGACCGTGAATTTAGCCTTGATGCCGAGGTTTTTGCGCGACGGCTGGGACGTGCATTATATCGGTTCGGAGCGGGGCATCGAACGAGAGCTCGTCGCCGGCGTTCCGCAAGCGACGTACCACGGCATCGCTACCGGCAAGCTGCGCCGGTATATGGATTGGAACAACGCGAAAGACCCGTTCCGCGTCGTGAAGGGCGTCTGGCAGTCGTATCGGCTGATGACCGCGATTCGGCCCAGCGTCGTCTTCTCCAAGGGAGGGTTCGTGTCGGTGCCGGTCGTCGCGGGAGCCTGGCTGAACCGGATTCCGTCGATCATTCACGAATCCGACTTTACGCCGGGCCTCGCGAACAAGCTGACGATTCCGATGGCGACGAAGGTATGCACGACGTTCCCGGATACCGCGGAGCATCTGCCGCCGAACAAGGCGGTGCATATCGGAGCGGTCGTGCGGGAGGAGCTGTTCCGCGGCGAAGCGGTCCGCGGTCTCGCGATGTGCGACTTCGTCCGCACGAAGCCGGTGCTGCTCGTCATGGGCGGCAGCCTCGGCTCGCAGCGGATTAACCGCGCGATCCGCGAGGAGCTGGACGCGCTGACCGAGACGTTCCAAATCGTGCATCTGTGCGGGAAGGGCAACGCCGATCCTTCGGCGTCGACAAGAGCGTACCGTCAGTTCGAATACGTGACGGACGAACTGCCGGACCTGCTGGCGGCGGCCGACGTCGTCGTCTCCCGCGCCGGCTCGAATTCGATCTTCGAATTCCTGGCGTTGAAGAAGCCGATGCTGCTCATCCCGCTGCCGCTCTCGCAAAGCCGCGGCGATCAGATCGCGAACGCGGAAAGCTTCCGCGCGCGCGGCATCGCCGAGGTGCTGCCCGAGGAGACGCTCACCGGCGAGACGTTCCTGCGCGCCGTCCGGGAACTGTACGTAAACCGCGCCCGTTACGTCGAAGCGATGGAGCGGGAGCCGAAGCGGGAGCCGCTGCAGCAGTTGTACGAGTTGATCTGCGAAACGGCGAGGTCAAGATGA
- a CDS encoding spore germination protein: MEELKVKLAAQFKGTSDFIHKTLQREHSSIDLMYILTVADEKKVFDTWVIPFYDRSMYTNYKSYIESLPNRVAPKSEKELLSYLADGYAIVFDASDVFVYDVRKFPLATVREATVETVIQGPLYAFSEDLGLNITLLRQRYNQASLQVEKTTVGTLSRTSIMIVYDRTSADPKLIAEVKRRIGATQLAVVQSSGQLVQLLGEPKRSLFPRFMITERPDRATLNLSQGKVVVFMEGSPFALIAPSTFYDFFASMEDLYQQYFISRFLIVLRYAALLISLTLPASYVAVSAYNPELLRVQLALSIAGSRVPVPYPAFVEVLLMLLAMELLVEASIRLPKSIGSTATTVGGLILGTAATEANLVSNIMIIIVATVAISNFVIPINSMSFAIRVAKYAILICATMFGLIGVVLGMVLLIGCLVSLDSFGKPFLKLFENDDRHVKTTQQQPEPGA; the protein is encoded by the coding sequence ATGGAGGAATTGAAGGTAAAGCTCGCCGCGCAGTTCAAAGGGACTTCGGATTTCATACATAAGACGTTGCAGCGGGAGCATTCGAGCATCGATCTTATGTATATACTTACGGTCGCCGACGAGAAGAAAGTGTTCGATACGTGGGTAATTCCGTTTTACGATCGATCGATGTATACGAACTATAAGTCGTATATTGAGAGTCTGCCGAACCGTGTCGCTCCGAAGTCGGAGAAGGAGCTGCTCTCGTATTTAGCAGACGGCTACGCCATCGTTTTCGACGCGTCGGACGTATTCGTCTACGACGTACGGAAATTCCCGCTGGCCACGGTCCGTGAAGCGACGGTCGAAACCGTCATTCAGGGACCTCTTTATGCATTCAGCGAAGATCTTGGGCTGAACATTACGCTGCTGCGCCAACGCTACAATCAAGCGTCGCTTCAAGTGGAGAAGACGACGGTCGGCACGCTCTCGCGGACGTCGATCATGATCGTCTACGACCGAACCTCCGCGGATCCGAAGCTGATCGCCGAGGTAAAGCGCCGAATCGGCGCGACTCAGCTTGCCGTCGTCCAATCCTCCGGCCAGCTTGTGCAGCTGCTCGGAGAGCCGAAGCGCAGCTTGTTTCCTCGGTTCATGATTACGGAACGGCCGGACCGGGCGACGCTCAACCTCTCCCAAGGGAAGGTCGTCGTCTTCATGGAAGGATCGCCGTTCGCCCTGATCGCGCCGTCGACGTTCTACGATTTCTTCGCGTCGATGGAGGATCTCTACCAGCAGTATTTCATCAGCCGGTTTCTCATCGTCCTTCGATACGCGGCGCTTCTGATCAGCTTGACGCTTCCCGCTTCTTACGTCGCCGTTTCCGCTTACAATCCAGAGCTGCTGCGGGTACAGCTGGCGCTTTCGATCGCGGGGAGCCGGGTGCCCGTTCCGTATCCGGCCTTCGTCGAAGTCTTATTAATGCTGCTGGCGATGGAGCTGCTCGTCGAAGCGTCCATTCGTCTGCCGAAGTCGATCGGTTCGACGGCAACGACGGTAGGCGGTCTGATTTTGGGCACGGCGGCGACCGAAGCGAATCTCGTCAGCAATATTATGATCATCATCGTGGCAACGGTCGCGATTTCGAATTTCGTCATTCCGATCAACTCGATGAGCTTCGCGATCCGCGTCGCGAAATACGCTATCCTCATCTGCGCGACGATGTTCGGGTTAATCGGCGTCGTCCTCGGGATGGTTTTGTTAATCGGTTGCCTGGTGTCCTTGGACAGCTTCGGCAAACCGTTCCTGAAGCTGTTCGAAAACGACGACAGACACGTGAAGACGACGCAGCAACAGCCCGAGCCGGGCGCCTAG
- the miaB gene encoding tRNA (N6-isopentenyl adenosine(37)-C2)-methylthiotransferase MiaB, whose product MTTKDYSKYFQAPSYTDAKKRGKDEIRVHYDFSISDEMSRFGANKRYMIRTYGCQMNEHDTETMKGMLEAMGFTSTEDKREADVILLNTCAIRENAEDKVFGELGHLKHLKMEKPNVVLGVCGCMSQEEGVVQRILTKHQHVDLIFGTHNIHRLPKLLQDAYFDKEMVVEVWSKEGDIVENLPKKREGMKAWVNIMYGCDKFCTYCIVPYTRGKERSRRPEDVIAEVRELARQGYKEVTLLGQNVNAYGKDFEDIEYRFGDLMDDIRKIDIPRIRFTTSHPRDFDDHLIEVLAKGGNLVEHIHLPVQSGNTDVLKKMSRKYSREQYLELVAKIKRAMPDVVLTTDIIVGFPGETEEQFQDTLSLVKEVRYDSAYTFIYSPREGTPAAGMADDIPPEEKSARLIRLNDALNEISREANERLRGQTVEVLVEGVSKNNADMLSGRTRSNKLVHFQGPRELIGTFAKVTVTEPMTWFIKGELAGTDSPAVANL is encoded by the coding sequence ATGACGACGAAGGATTATTCGAAATATTTTCAGGCGCCGTCTTACACGGACGCGAAGAAGCGCGGCAAGGACGAGATTCGGGTACACTACGACTTTTCGATTTCCGACGAGATGTCCCGGTTCGGCGCGAATAAGCGGTATATGATTCGGACGTACGGCTGTCAGATGAACGAGCACGACACCGAAACGATGAAGGGCATGCTCGAAGCCATGGGCTTCACGTCGACCGAGGATAAACGGGAAGCCGACGTCATATTGCTGAATACTTGCGCGATTCGCGAGAACGCGGAGGATAAGGTGTTCGGAGAGCTGGGGCATCTTAAGCATCTGAAGATGGAGAAGCCGAATGTCGTTCTCGGCGTCTGCGGCTGCATGTCGCAAGAGGAAGGCGTCGTGCAGCGTATCTTGACGAAGCATCAGCACGTCGACCTCATTTTCGGAACGCATAACATTCACCGCCTGCCGAAGCTGCTGCAAGACGCATATTTCGACAAAGAGATGGTCGTCGAGGTATGGTCGAAGGAAGGCGACATCGTCGAGAACCTGCCGAAGAAACGCGAAGGCATGAAGGCATGGGTTAACATCATGTACGGCTGCGATAAGTTTTGCACATATTGCATCGTGCCGTATACGCGAGGCAAGGAGCGCAGCCGAAGGCCGGAGGACGTCATCGCCGAAGTGCGCGAGCTGGCGCGGCAAGGGTATAAAGAAGTTACGCTGCTCGGGCAGAACGTCAACGCTTACGGCAAAGATTTCGAAGACATCGAATACCGGTTCGGCGATTTGATGGACGACATCCGGAAGATCGATATTCCGCGTATCCGGTTCACGACGTCGCATCCGCGCGACTTCGACGATCACCTGATCGAGGTTCTCGCCAAAGGCGGCAATCTCGTCGAGCATATCCACCTGCCGGTGCAGTCCGGAAATACGGACGTCCTGAAGAAGATGAGCCGGAAATATTCGCGGGAGCAGTACCTCGAGCTCGTCGCGAAAATCAAGCGGGCGATGCCGGACGTCGTACTGACGACGGACATCATCGTCGGCTTCCCGGGCGAGACGGAGGAACAGTTCCAAGACACGCTTTCCCTCGTCAAGGAAGTGCGCTACGACTCGGCGTACACGTTCATCTACAGCCCGCGGGAAGGAACGCCGGCCGCCGGGATGGCTGACGATATTCCTCCCGAGGAGAAGTCGGCGCGGCTCATTCGTCTGAACGACGCGCTGAACGAAATCAGCCGCGAAGCGAACGAACGACTGCGCGGACAGACGGTGGAGGTGCTCGTCGAAGGCGTCAGCAAGAACAATGCCGACATGCTGTCGGGACGGACGCGGTCGAACAAGCTTGTTCACTTCCAAGGTCCTCGAGAATTGATCGGTACGTTCGCGAAGGTGACCGTCACCGAACCGATGACATGGTTTATCAAGGGCGAACTGGCGGGCACCGATTCGCCGGCCGTCGCCAACTTATAG